The Cryptomeria japonica chromosome 9, Sugi_1.0, whole genome shotgun sequence DNA segment ACAAcataaattttgaataaataattaaaactaaCATATGTAATTAGATAGACATGGAAATGTAGTACTAGCATTAATATATGTATTATGCTAAAAATATTTATGGTAAATTGTTTTTAGTTAgcgtagcatcataaattgtactcgCTTAcgatttcatcctcacctaggcaTTAGTTTGGTGTTGCAGCTTCCGATACCTAATTACAATGCTGCTCTTTCTCACACCGCATTCCAAACTCACATTTTCATGACCTTTCTATCTCCCCTCTCATTCTTGAGTCTTAATTTTTAGGACCAAGGCGTTGGACGCCCTGATCCCAAATCAAGACCAGGGCATCGCATGCCTTGGTCCTCATAATCAGTCCCTAAATTGGGGCCTCACAATGGTCATATTTGATTTTAGTGGGAAATTTGATCTCATGTCGGCTTGTTCcagaaattcaatttgtttttgaatggtcaagtataaaaggaggtctacccctctcatttgaaacctaacttCTTCAAGAGGAAAATTTATGATCCTAATTCAAttaaagtgagcaagcaattagtcattcatcaaacattggagcagaagtgaagtcaagttcaagtccatgatcaatgttttatgaagacatcctacacgAAACTCTAAAACCTTTGTGTGAAGgttaaacaaaacttcatcaaggtatacattattgtttcaatgattttatttaaatatattactTTTAATAGTTAAATAGTCAAGAAAAATGTTATatttttttcttattcaagaataataaacaatttttttaattcttattgGATCAGATCACTTTCAGGATTACTCAACATAAATCTTTTTGTGTTTTCTAGTCAAATATCACATTCTTAGTTAGTCAAATATCTTTTtattgtgatccatcattaggatgaaaatAGAAAGCATGCAAAGTGAAAAATGTCCAAGAAGTAGACCATAGTTTCTAAAAAGAGGGAGGGAGGAGGCACAAAGATCAAGGAAGGATGACAAGACCAATAAAATTAAAAGAGGAGAACCTAAAgaatataacaaaaataaaaactaaaaactaaaaacaaaccaaaataaaacaagggaatatccaaaggaaatgaaaaaaaataaacgAAAAAACAACCAAGAAGCCAAGAGAAATGAAGAATACAcacttaaaaaatacaaaaaacaattaaataaatatatatgaaaaaatataaatGAAGATATATATATGTTTTCTCACACACACATAACAATAtcaacaaaacataaaacaaaaccaagagaaaacataacaaaaaacaaacaacaagaagaaataaataaataaatatatatgcatgtatgaaacAACATCAACTAAACATCAAACAAAATCATTGTTTAATGTttctagtgtatatatatatactttcttcttcttgtttgttttgtgttaatatatatatatatatatatatatatttctttctttcttgttgCTGTTTGTTCTTTTGTTATATTTTCTCTTggttttgttatatatatatataattgcttttaaaattttttttaaagtgtgtcttcttcattcttcttggtTCTTTgtggttgtttttttttttttttttttcattttctttggataTTCCCTTTGCTCTTCCTTGGTCTTATCTAAAtggtttgtttttagtttttatttttgttatattctttaacttttcttcttttgtttttttATTGGTTTTGTCATCCTTCCTTGATCTTTGTGCCTCATCCCTCCCTCTTTTTAGCAACCATGGTTTGCTTCTTGGACATTTTTCACTTCTGCATGTCATCTATTTTCATTCTATGATGGATCCAAAAAATTCACACACTATCTAATCCAGAAACAATCTATTAATATCTCATGAATTGTAGAATCTtaatttctatttctaaatttgacttaaatattaattaaatattacacTCTTCATCTATATATAACCCTCTAAAATTCATAGCTCTCACAGAGTTTCTGAGATGGCAAGCATAACAGAGCATTATGTTCAGAACCTCACTCAAGTGCCTCGGGAGTTTCTTTTTCAAGGCAAAGACAGGCCCTTGTTTGAACATGGTGTGTTTCAGGAGCTGCCCTTGGTTGACATGAGTGAGCCTCCTGAGCAAATAATCCAGAAAATTTCTGCTGCTTGTCAGGAATGGGGATTCTTCCAGGTGATATACATAATCAATTCCAGTTGGGTTTACTCAACAAATTTTGAGCTATGAATTGCTTAGTTTAATATTCATGTGTGTATTGATTGCAGGTGGTGAATCATGGTATTCCTCTAGATGTGGtggagaatgcaaggaaagcagcAAGAGGCTTCTTTGAGCTTCCAGTAGAGGAAAAAATGAAATGGGCTCGAGATGAAGGGAAAACAGATCAGATTGCTGGTTATGGACGTACAAAGGGCTTCAGAGGGCAGCATAATGATTGGATGGATTCGCTCTATGCCTTCCTTGCTCCTGATTCGCTTAAAGCTCCCCATCTGTGGCCCTCAACGCCCACAGACTATAGGTTAGGCAAAAGATCAAACTAACAATTCATGATGGTATTGAAGATTTTCACAGTTAGACATGATATGCTATAAGATATTAATggattgttttttatattaaagttGAATTTTTTCAAAATTATATTTACACGCAATCACATTTAAACAACATATTCTAAACTTTGATTTGCTTAGATAATAGACTATCTACCCATCCTAGATAATGGACTACCTATAACTCAATCTAATCGGCCACATGGTGACTACAAAGCCAAGCCATAGTCTGTCGTTTGATGGAACCTTTCTCTCAACTATAGATATGATGTGGGGGTGCAATGATTCAGTCATTAGTCATTGATGTGTGTGGGGATGAACGAAACCAATCATCTGAAATTATATTCATGAATAAGTCTTATTGAAAAAGTTGATCCGATTTCAGATGAGCCACCCAAATAAATGAAAACTTAAAATGTACTCCAAACATCTCAAATTTCTTTCAGTTCCTTACTATATTGCTTTTactttgctatttgctatttgctatttgctactTTAttcttttggtttgaatttgcAGAGAAACAATAGAAGAGCTTGGAAAGGAATCTAACAAGCTTTTAATGCATTTGCTGAGTATAATATCGGAAGATTTGGGGATGCCCACTGAGGTTCTAGGCAAGGAATTTGCAGGTTACAATCTGTTCTACAGGGCGAATTATTACCCGCCATTACCACATCCAGATAAGGTGCTGGGCACTCATGCACACACAGACCATGGTGCAATTACTATACTTGTTCAAGATAATTTGtgtgatggattacaagttgagaaaaAAAGTGGAGGTTGGATCTCCGTTGCTCCTCTTCCTGGAGCTCTTGTTATCAATCTGGGCGAGTCCCTTGTAGTGAGTGTGTTAATTGTTTTTTTCTTCAAATGCTCCGAGTTAACTGTAATGTAAGTTGTGAATTTGAAGGAGAGTGATGATTGAATACATTTATGATGTTGCAGAAAGTGAGTAGAGGTAAGTACAGAATTGCTCTGCATAGAGGAGTGGTGACAAACAAAACTACAGCCATGACATTTGTGCTTCACTTGGATCCTCCGCTCACTCTTCCGTCTAATTAAACCTACTCTCAACTATATATCACACCATCTTGCAATAGAATATCTCTACGTATATGCGAGGAGTTTATGTTATGCCCAAAGATCTATATATTTTCTGCAATCAGGTTTGAATATAGATAATTAGCAGTTGGAAATTCTGTGGTTTAGTAGTAATACCATTTGGTTTGTTCCAACATGGATTATCAGAGTTTTGTACTCTGGTGTATGCTTTATGTGCAAGAgctatattattaatatataaaaaccTAATTGCTTCAAGATGCTTCTATGGTGGCTGCAAAATCTCAGTGAATTTTTTTAgtgaaaaatatataataattcaaaGAAATCAGACACAAAATCATTTTGCTAAATTATTCTATTATACTCCACAAAATTTGGATTGTTGTTCCATACAGAGTGAAACACTAAAGTTTGAAATTTTACGGTCAAATTGTTCAACTTTGTTTTAGATTAGAAGGTTAAGTATTTAAAATTATAAAGAACGGactattaaaaattaatattattttcaatttttttttaaggatttaGTTCAATCTGATATTACATCTATCAAGATGCTGataaattttatttgtttgttAAAATTATAGAGAAACATTTACCTTGATTAAATTGTATAGTTTTTTTAAGTGATTGTTCATATTGAATCaaatatgattaaaaaaaaaacatggaaaacttgaaaaactaaaaaaattacatGATAAACATCCAACACACATTAAAATTGATCTGTTGATTCAAGTTTGAATACTAAATTAAATGACAAAGGGCTGTTTTTTTGTTACATTTCTAAATTTAAAATGCTTAAAAAGACTATTGTGTTAAGTGGTTTCAATTCCATTTGCATTAATTTTTTAGAGATGTTAGCAAATAGACAAACAATCTCAAGCTAAATTTGATATTGTCTATGACCTTCTTTTCTAACATTAATGTTAACTTGTAAAGGAGAAAAATGTTTTTATAATTATAAGCGAATATGTTAATTCTTTTAGAAAG contains these protein-coding regions:
- the LOC131077028 gene encoding flavonol synthase/flavanone 3-hydroxylase-like, producing the protein MASITEHYVQNLTQVPREFLFQGKDRPLFEHGVFQELPLVDMSEPPEQIIQKISAACQEWGFFQVVNHGIPLDVVENARKAARGFFELPVEEKMKWARDEGKTDQIAGYGRTKGFRGQHNDWMDSLYAFLAPDSLKAPHLWPSTPTDYRETIEELGKESNKLLMHLLSIISEDLGMPTEVLGKEFAGYNLFYRANYYPPLPHPDKVLGTHAHTDHGAITILVQDNLCDGLQVEKKSGGWISVAPLPGALVINLGESLVKVSRGKYRIALHRGVVTNKTTAMTFVLHLDPPLTLPSN